The Pleurodeles waltl isolate 20211129_DDA chromosome 7, aPleWal1.hap1.20221129, whole genome shotgun sequence genome includes a region encoding these proteins:
- the LOC138246842 gene encoding taste receptor type 2 member 31-like has protein sequence MTSQVTTVSLLATSSVLLCTCLVGNIFILEAIVSHHSQASIWALPTNELIIGSLAMSNILSGAFNFFWLMVYLLSLCQRAGGWLYQVLDFATNTVSSTSFWYTASLSAFYTLKISSVSPPCLTHLMVQFPKAMPAILLFMLLACSIFSGPTIAYVRLKEPNGSDLHCGDYYEASGAYMTYSLAFNILGCVLPLVMLTICSVFLVASLCRHSRRMGGGPRAAVHLRVAKMALVLFGFYALCVVCAQVSDDLYVATDGTGDWFVTYSLVQLIYSSGCPLVIIWGTVRLQHRLLKLYNSLRCCKTLVLQDGSTAADSPASPIDTTRCSSPAVQ, from the coding sequence ATGACATCACAAGTTACCACAGTCAGCCTCCTGGCCACCTCGAGTGTGCTGCTCTGTACCTGCCTTGTTGGGAACATCTTCATTCTGGAGGCCATTGTCTCACACCACAGTCAAGCTTCCATCTGGGCACTTCCAACTAATGAGTTGATCATCGGGAGTTTGGCCATGAGCAACATCCTCAGTGGGGCATTTAACTTCTTCTGGCTCATGGTGTACCTCTTAAGTCTTTGCCAACGTGCTGGCGGGTGGCTGTATCAAGTTCTGGACTTTGCCACAAATACTGTGAGTAGCACTAGCTTCTGGTACACTGCTTCCCTCTCCGCATTTTACACCCTGAAAATCTCCAGTGTCAGTCCTCCATGCCTTACCCACCTTATGGTACAGTTTCCCAAAGCCATGCCGGCCATCCTACTCTTCATGCTGCTGGCTTGCAGCATCTTCAGTGGGCCAACTATTGCATACGTCCGACTGAAAGAACCCAATGGCTCAGACTTGCACTGTGGGGATTATTATGAGGCATCAGGGGCTTACATGACCTATAGCTTGGCATTTAACATCCTCGGCTGTGTGCTTCCTCTGGTTATGTTGACCATCTGCAGCGTCTTCCTGGTGGCCTCACTATGTCGCCACTCCCGCCGCATGGGTGGTGGACCTCGGGCAGCCGTGCATCTACGAGTAGCCAAGATGGCATTGGTATTGTTTGGTTTCTATGCCCTTTGTGTGGTCTGTGCCCAAGTCAGCGATGATTTATATGTGGCTACAGATGGAACCGGTGACTGGTTTGTGACCTACAGCTTAGTGCAGTTGATCTACTCATCTGGCTGCCCCCTTGTCATTATCTGGGGAACTGTTCGACTGCAACATCGTCTACTGAAGCTGTATAACTCCTTGAGATGCTGCAAGACCTTAGTGCTTCAGGATGGGTCCACAGCTGCAGACAGTCCTGCATCACCCATAGACACTACCAGATGCTCCTCCCCTGCTGTTCAGTAA